Below is a genomic region from Leptolyngbya sp. 'hensonii'.
GTGGAATTTGGGCGGAGACAGCGGTAAAGTCCACCAGATCCGCAAACAAAACCGTGACTTCCTCATAATGATCAGCGATCGTCTGCGGCCCCATCTTGAGGCGGCGGGCAATTTTATAGGGCAGAATATTTGTCAGAAGTTGTTCGGCCTGTCGGCGTTCTCGCCGCAGTTCCACCTCCATAGAATGGCGATCGGTGACATCCTGGACAGTCCCTTCATAGTAAATCAGGCGATTGGTTTTATCCCGGACCTCCCGAATATTCTCAGAAATCCAGATACGAGTGCCATCTTTGCAGGTCACTTCCGACTCAGCCCCTGAAATATGGCCATACTGATGGAGATAAACGCTCAGTTCCTCCCGCCGCCCCGGTTGAACATAGAGCTGCTGGCTGATGTCTGTCAGGTTTGTAATCAGATCTGCAGCAGAATCATAGCCCAAGAGCATTGCCAGAGCAGGATTAGCACTGAGATACCGACCATCTGGACTGATCTGAAAAATCCCTTCGGTCGCATTTTCAAACATGCTCCGATATTTAGCCTCTGCCTGTTTGAGCTGCTGCTGTTGCTGGGACAGGATAAGTTGATGCTTGACCCGCATCAGGACTTCTTCCATGTGGAAGGGTTTGCTAATGTAATCTGCTCCACCGACAGCAAATGCCCTTGCCTTATCTAAAACATCATTTAGGGCACTGACGAAAATGATAGGAATATCCTGGGTTGACTCGGTGCTCTTTAACTTCTGACAAACCTCATAGCCATCCATTTCAGGCATGGAAACATCCAGCAGAATCAAGTCTGGTTGTTCGGCGGCAGCTATCATCAGCGCCATAGAACCACTGATTGCTTTTTTGACCTGATATCCTTCCCCAATCAGCAATTCAGAGAGCAGGTAAAGATTCTCAAGTTGATTATCCACAACTAAAATGTTGGCGGTTGGAAGCAAGGACATGACTTTAAGACAAGCCTGTGTGACTAGAAATTGTCAAAAGCAAACCGGTTAGAAGCAGAACAAAATCGAGTCAGATTCTGGCTTCTCCAAGTAATCTTTTCTCTGTGATGAGATTTATGCTCTTCTAAGATAAAACCAGTTCTCCAAATTTACAGTAGTTCTTTCATGAATTAGTTCCATTTCCAAAGTTGGGTGTAAGGATCATACTAACAAGACCAATTTGACCGGAAGTGGGAAACCTCAGATTGTCCCAAAACAGGGAGATTTCCAATATGGGGATCCAGTTGGAAATGGCCTTAAGGATCTCCTACTGATAGCAAATGACAGGCACAACTTGATGGCGTCAGTTCGATCTGCAGGGTCGTATGTTTGATCCTGAAATGATCCCTCAAATCATGGCAAATTTGAGCCAGGTATTCGTCTCCAGGGTGCCCTGCCGGAATGACCAGATGAGCTGTCAGAGCTGCTTCAGTGGTACTCATACCCCAGATATGGAGGTCATGCACATCGGCGACTCCAGGGCGTTCAGCCAGGAAAGTTCGAACTGCCCGTTCATCGATATGGGCAGGGACTGCATCGATCGCCAAGTTAAAAGACTCCTTCAACAAACCCCAGGTGTTGATCATAATGGCAAAACTGATCAATAGGCTGAAGGCTGGGTCTACCCAGGTCCAGCCACTGAAGAGAATCACAACCCCGGCCAGCACCACACCCAAAGAGACCAGGGCATCGGCAGCCATGTGCAGGAAAGCAGCCCGGATATTGATGTCCTTTTCCCGATCGGCCATAAACATGAGGGCTGTAATCCCGTTAATCCCAATTCCCACCGTTGCGACCGCAATCATTGTGCCCCCAGCCACCTCAGGTGCAGATTGGAAACGGTGTACCGCTTCCCAGGCAATCCCCCCTGTGACCACCAGGAGCAGCAGTGAATTCATCAATGCGGCCAGAATGGACGATCGTCGCCAGCCATAGGTTCGGCGCGGGGAAGGCTGGCGAGCAGACAACAGGATAGCCACCCAGGCCAGTACCAAACCCACCGCATCATTCAGATTATGGCCAGCATCGGCAATCAGGGCGATGGAATGGGCCAGGATACCATAGACAAACTCCACCACAACAAAGCCCAGGTTCAGCCCCAGACCGATGATGAACGCCCGATTGTACCCGATGGGAAGGGGGGAATGGCCATGCCCATAATGCCCGTGGCGGTGCTCGTGAGATTGGTCAGGGGGATGGTGGGAATGATCCTGGGGATGAGCCATAGATTAAGGGGTTTTCCGATACCATTGCAGGTACCACTGCTGCATCTGTTCAATTTCCCTGGTTTGGGTCTTGACGATCGCCTGGGCCAGATCACGGATTTCCGGGCGTGGATTCTGACTCAAAACCATTTGAGCCATGCGGACTCCCATCCTATGATGGAGAATCATCTTCTCCAGAAAAGTCTGATCAAAATCTGGAGCAGTTTTCAGAGCTTCCAGGTCAAGGGACCGACATTTGCTGCTCGGCATCATTCCCATCCTCAAGCTTCTACCCGGCTGGCTGTAGGCTCCGGGCGAAGAAAATCGACCTCGACCCATGCCAGGGACCCAATCAGGTATCTCAGTACCATACCACTGTTGATACCAGGTCCGCATCTGATGATTTTCCTGGGTCTGGGTTGTTCGAATGGACTGGGCCAATGCCCTGATTTCCGGATGCTGGGCCTGACTTAAAGCCAGTTCCGCCATGGCGATCGCAGCCTGATGGTGAGGGATCATCATCAGAATGAAATGCTGCTCAACCTGGGCCATCATCCCCAGAGAACCGGGGGGTGAGCGGTCGGGATCGGCCAGGGGAACTTCGGAGATCGCCAGAGATCGGTCCGAAAAAGCTGGTGTTGCCTGCAGGGGAGCTTTTCTGGCGATCGTCAGAGTAATCGCGATGCTCCCAATGAAAAGACCTGCGACTCCACCCATCACTAAGTTCCGATTCATCAGCCACACCTCGCTGTGAGATGGTCCCATCCATAGATGGGGGGCGGATCTTCTGTAAGAAGTGCAAAAGAGCGCTTACAACTTGAACCTAGCAAAAAAAGTTGAGGATTTTGTGAGGGTCTGGATTCTTTGCTGAATGCAAATATGAATTACCCTCATCCCCAACCCTTCTCCCGCAGGAGAAGGGAGCTAAAACTCTTGTTCCCTCTCCTTTGGGAGAGGGCTAGGGTGAGGGCTGCATAAGGCTCAAGCACGAAAATCATACTTCTGCCTGGATTCTTTGCTAGCTGAGCATTTTCAGATAACCCAAAAAGATGTTGATAATCCTTTGGAGAAGGGTGGAAATCTACTAGATTTAAGGTTGGATTGACAGGAGACATAAGTAATGGAAAATCGGATTCAACCGCAAATTGCCAAAGTCTGGCAGTCCCTTACCGATCCCAGTGTATTGGACACTTACAGACAGACTGTGGCTGTGACCTGGAAGCTCCTCAAAGAGCTTGTGCTTCTTGTCTGGTTACTGCTTTGTTTAGTTCTGGTCTTAGGGGATTGGTTCTGGGCCAACTCGATTTTGGCTGGGCGTAATTTTCGGGATTGGCTTAATTCAAGAAAGGAAGTAGACAGTCAGGAACTGGCCTCCAATGCGGGTAAAGCCCTCCTCAATGCAGGGGTTTCCAGTGTGTTTTCCATTATGGCAACAGCCCGCAACCAGGTTGGCCTGGAAGGAGAGCCTCAGGTCGCCACCCTGCTGCAGGAGTCTGAAGCAGAGGCACCCACAGCCCCCCCTGCTAAGCCTGCATCCCCTTCCGTGGCCACCAAACCCCCGGTGGTTCCCTCTGCGCCTCCGGTGCCTCCCCCAGCATCCTCTGGGGACTCTGACGCTTGAGCCTATCTGAAAAACGTAATAACGTTATAGCCGTCCCCATCTGGATTAGGATGGGGTGTAGGGTTCCACTCCTACATGGAGGTTCCGCCCTCCCTGTTCTAACTCATGCGGTGACGGCTACAGATACAACGGTCCTACGGCAGGTATAAAACCAAGGCAGACCTTAGGGTGGGCAGCCTACTTTACCTCGTAGTTTGTTTTTTGGAAACTGCCTCAATTAGCCGCGAATAGCGCGAAGAAAGTCCTTGATCGCTTGGGGCTGCTCTTGAGGCCGTACATGTTGGGCCAGAACCTGTAAATTTAGGGCCGGGAAGAACTGGCTGTGAGAGACTTCCCGATAGAGTTGTTGACGTAAGTCGTAAAGAGTGAGCTGCTGATTCTGCCAGATCAGTACTTCCGGAATCCCCAACCCCTGGTAAACAGCCAGCTTATCCACGCCGCCACTGGTCAAATTCACTTCGATCGCAAAATCAGGAAATTCTTTGAGCGTCCCCACACAGTAACATTCGTCGGGTTCTAACCCACGAGCCTGCGCTTCCCGGCGAAATGTGGTTGAGCCATACCCATGTAAAGGAATATCAACCTCCTCTGCATAGCGTTCCAGCAGTCTGGCAATGATCTTTTTGATCATTTCATGTTCCGCAGAAGGCATAAAGATTTCTAGCGTTCCTTCCAGGTAGATGAGTCGCAAGCCGGGATAGTCCCCCAAGGTTGCTAACAGACTCTCGTATTGCGGCCAGGTCACACCCGGTAAGACCAGTCGTTGTTCTTCGGTGGGAGAGGACGGTTGAATTATTGTGGCCATGGGTTTATGGGTCAGCCTTCAATCCATTGTATAGTGCCCCAGGTCGGTACTGGAGTAGGCGAAACGTCGCCTCTTTTCTCCTGGAGAGATCTGGAGGTGGGTTAAAGACTCGCCCTCGCAAACCCATGCCGGCCCTGGGGGCCATCCCTCCAAGAAAAGAAAAGGATTACAGCCAATTCCCCACCAGGATATAGGGAGCCCAGAAGAAAGGATGTTCGTGCTCTGGAACCTTGAGTAGGGAAAGCTGCGCCTGTCGCAGGGCCTCCGATTTGTTCAGGCGACCGCCACTGAACTCCTGATAGAACTGGATCATCAAGGAACTGGTGGCTTCATCACTCACATACCAGAGGGTGCCAAGGGTGCTGCGGGCACCAGCTCGGACCGCCACCCCAGCCAGCCCCAGGGCTGCCCGCCGATCGCCCACTGCCGTGCGACAGGCACTCAACACCAGCAATTCGATCACGGTCTGCTGTTGACCTTGCCTTGTGCGTAACAGGTCAGTTAACTGGGTTACATTCAAGCGCTCATCCCAGGTCAGAATAAAAGTCCGATCGGCCCTGGAACTGAACTCTCCATGGGTGGCCAGGTGCACCACAGGCGCATTGGAAGTCTGTAACTCTTGCTGGAAGTTCTTCACCGTAAAGTTGTTGTTCAGCAAGACTTCACTGGGAATGTTGCTCTGGATTTTGGCGATTTCGGCCTGGACACTGGGGAGGGGGGTAAACCCCTGGCTGGCTTCACTGACCCCAGCCGCTAGAACTTTGATTTTCTCCCGTTGCAGAGGCTTCAAGTCCACCAGTTGTAAACCCGGAGCTACCGCCACCGCATACTTTTCAATCAGGTAATTCTGACCATCGAACAGGGCCGCCATGGGCACATTTCGCATCGGTCCATCTAGAACAAAGACCAGAGTTTTGATGTTCTGGACCTTGAGATCTTGCTCCACCGGTTTAATTAGCCAGTTGTAGACCTCCTGGGCAATCTCGAAATACTCCAGCGAGTTCTGATTCGAGAGGGAGACCCGGAGGGATTTCAGTGTAGCCTCGATCGTCTCCCGGGGAACTGCCGTGGCATAGTGGCGCAAGGGTTGTTTGGCCAGACTGAAGATGACTTCAATCCGATCATTGAGCAGAATCGGGTAAATCACGGCTGCTGATCGGTCCACCTGGTCAATCTGGGCAGGCACCCCTTCCAGACAAGCCTGACGGAAAAAGTCCTCCAGTTCGGCCATTTGCAAGGACTCGATCGCTGTGCGGGCCTGATTCAGATTTTGCTGGCTGGTTTCTGGCCCAGGCTGGAGCAGCAGGCTCACCAGTTCACGATAAATCGGCTCCACACTGTCCCGAAACGAGAACTGCACATCGGGATTCATGGAAACCAAGTCACTGCGAAGCGTATTCAAGGTCTTGACGGCTTCGCTGTAGGCAGCGATCGCCACTGTCGTTTCTCCAGTTGCCTGGGCTAACCGCCCCGCCTGCCATTGCCAGCGATAGGTGATATCCCTGGCCTGGATCGCCTGGGCCTGGAGCAGGGCTTGCTGGGTCAACTGTTTCGCCGATCGCCAATCCTGCATTTGCTCATATAAATGGCCCAGACTGCCAATCGCAAAAGTTTCAGCCCGTTGATCACCCAGTTCCTGGGCCTGCTTCACCGTGGCCTGAGCAAATTGGAGCAGGGTGGACCAGGATGGAATCGCCGGGCTCTGAGCCACTTCCAGAACCTGGCGCAGGCGCTCCAGATTCTGGACAAAATTGATCCGGGCATAGATCGCCTGACGACTGGCTGGAAGATCCCTCAACTGGGTTTGCAGGGGCAACACCATCGCCAGGGCGTCGGACCATTGTTCCTTCTCTAGCAATAGACTGAACTGGTTTAACCGGGCCTGCACCTGGGTGGCCGGGACGGGGGATAGCTCGGCAGCCTGCTGATAGGAAGTGAGGGCGGTCGCATGGTTTTGCAGAGCACGGGTGGTATTGCCCAGGCTCAGGAGCGTTTCTGCAACCAGGGGATCAGAGTTTAGCGCTTTCAGGATAGTTAAGCTCTGAGTTAAGACTTGCTTGGATAACTGTAAGTCTCCTGCCGCCCGCAGGGTGTTCCCCAGGCTGCGGAGCGCCACCCCTTTGGTGACGGAATCTGGCTGTTTTTCCAGAACCTGATAGACTTCGGTCAGTTTCTCCAGAGCTCGATCGTAAAACCCCAGGGTCTGCAACGCCTGGGCCTGGTTAATCGAAGCCAGGGTGACGCCTTCCGTATCACCGGCCTGGGCATAGAGGAGGGTAGCCTGTTTCCAGTCCTGGAGAGCCAACTCCGCCCGCCCCGTTTTCAGCAGCAATTGCCCACGGGTGTTGAGCAGCTTGGCTTTGATCAGGGGCAGATCGGGACGATCGAGGCTGGGGATCGCGATCGTGGTCAACCCGATCTCAACGGCAGACTCGGCCTCAGACCATCGATCCAGTTTCTGGTAAACCAGGGAGAGGACATTTTGGGCCAGGGCCTGGACAATTGGATCGCCCCCGCTGGTTGCGATCGCCTGCTGCAAGACCTGCGCCGCTTCTCCATAACGCTGGGCACCGTAGAGCTGAAGGCCCATCTGTAACTGTGCCATTGCTTCTCCGTTAGAGGCGACCAGAGCACTGGAGCCTGGGGTGACTGGAGCTTGGGCCAGTAGCGGCGGAGCCTGGAGAAACAGTCCCAACTGCACGGTCAGGCTGAAGGTCAGCAATCCCCACAGGCAAAGCCGGATGCCCCGCCATAGTTGACGCGACCCTTGCCTTAAAAGGTGAAGGGGGTGTAGACGATGGAGAAATAAAGACCGTTTTCTTGCCATGATTGTCGAGTTGCAGGTACGGAGATGAATGGAATGCCCCACTGAAAACGGGCAGTCAGATAATCGCCCTGACGCCACAGGAGGCCGAACCCTCCGGCAAACAGGGTATTGGGTTGCAGGTCGGCTCGACCGGTATTCCAAACGGTGCCAAAGTCTAAAAAGGGCGTGAGCTGGAGCAGGCCATCTACCTCAGGCACTCGCAGCACGGGGATGCGAAACTCAGCCGAGATCAGCGCCCCGTTGTCCCCGAGAACGAAGTCTCGCCGGTATCCTCGGACGGTGCTGGGGCCGCCAAAACTGATTTGCTCCAGGGGCACCAAAGCCCGATCGGCCAGTTGCAAATCCGTGCGCAGAATGGCCAGGGTATCGGGGGCCAGCAACCGGATGTACTGAGCCTGCCCTCGCCAACTGAAGAAACGGCTATCGGGCGGGGTGGCATTGATCGTATCCCCCAGCAGGTTCAGGCCCAGGCTGAACTGGGAATAGGCTGCAAATACCTCCTCGCTACCCCGCTGGGAATATTCCTGGAAGAAGCGCAGGGCTGAGATCCGGGTTTCCCCCCGATCGTTGGCTCCGATCGCCAGGGGAAAGGGAAAGCCCAGGAGAGCGGTTTCGGTTTCCTGATGGTTCACGGTCATGCCCACCGCAATTTCCTGGGAGGGGGTTCTCAGCACAGGCTGCCGCACACTCAGTTCATAGATGCGGGAGGCCGCAGTGATATCCAGGATGCTGAAGGGGGTTTCAATCACCCTGCTGGAGGTGGTGGCATACAGCAGCCTCAGGCTGGTGTTGTAGGGACTGAGGGGGATGTTATAGCTGACGGTCAGACCGTTGCTACCATCCGTATTGGTGTAGTCCAGGCTGATGCTGTCTCCCAAGCCCAGCAGATTGGCCTGGGAAACCTGAATTCCCCGTTGTTCACTGCCAACACCGGGGGAGCGGCTATTGTCGAAACTCAGTTGGGCTCGGAAGGTTTTCGCTTCACTCACTTGAACATTGAGAATGCTTTTCCCCGGCGTGGGACTGGCCGACAATTCCGCCGAGATGTTGGCAATCAGGGGATCCAGCTTCAGCAATTGTAACGCTTCCATCACCCGGTTGATATTGAGGGGAGGATCTGCCGCGATCGCCAGACGACTCTCGATATAGCCTGGGTCTAACCGCTGGGTTCCTTTGACCTGAATGGATTCCAGACTTCCCTCCAGAACCTGGATTTTGACCACTCCCCCCTGGGGCTGGAAAGACTGATTCGTGGGGATAAAAGCCCCTGAATTCACATATCCCTGGCTGGTATAGAGCCGGGTCACGGCATCGGCTGCCTGGATCAGCTCCGTAGTGGTCAGGGTCCTGTTGGTGAACTGAGCCGTCACCTCTGCAAGTTTTTCTGGAGGAAAGAGGGTGCTGCCCACCACCTCAAAGCGGGTGACGGTGATGGCACTGGGTGGGGCAATGGGAGGCTGCCCCAGAATGGACTGTCCCACTATCTGACCTACGACTTGGCCTGCAATCAACGAATCCCGCTCCAGAAACTGGCTGAAATAGATGGGTTGAAAGGAAGGTTGAGGCTGTAGATTGTTCGTGACAGGGTTAGAAATCCCTGATTCAGCCCAGGCTGGCTGCCTCTGACCACTGCAG
It encodes:
- a CDS encoding adenylate/guanylate cyclase domain-containing protein is translated as MDNQLENLYLLSELLIGEGYQVKKAISGSMALMIAAAEQPDLILLDVSMPEMDGYEVCQKLKSTESTQDIPIIFVSALNDVLDKARAFAVGGADYISKPFHMEEVLMRVKHQLILSQQQQQLKQAEAKYRSMFENATEGIFQISPDGRYLSANPALAMLLGYDSAADLITNLTDISQQLYVQPGRREELSVYLHQYGHISGAESEVTCKDGTRIWISENIREVRDKTNRLIYYEGTVQDVTDRHSMEVELRRERRQAEQLLTNILPYKIARRLKMGPQTIADHYEEVTVLFADLVDFTAVSAQIPPSDLVKMLNRIFSAFDQLAEQYGIEKIKTIGDAYMVAAGLPIPMANHAAAMAKMALEMQQEIRHFYHPNGNPFQLRIGINSGSVIAGVIGIKKFIYDLWGDTVNIASRMESTGEAGKIQVTAQTYEYLKDHFKFERRGEIPIKGRGNMVTYWLISSL
- a CDS encoding cation diffusion facilitator family transporter, with protein sequence MAHPQDHSHHPPDQSHEHRHGHYGHGHSPLPIGYNRAFIIGLGLNLGFVVVEFVYGILAHSIALIADAGHNLNDAVGLVLAWVAILLSARQPSPRRTYGWRRSSILAALMNSLLLLVVTGGIAWEAVHRFQSAPEVAGGTMIAVATVGIGINGITALMFMADREKDINIRAAFLHMAADALVSLGVVLAGVVILFSGWTWVDPAFSLLISFAIMINTWGLLKESFNLAIDAVPAHIDERAVRTFLAERPGVADVHDLHIWGMSTTEAALTAHLVIPAGHPGDEYLAQICHDLRDHFRIKHTTLQIELTPSSCACHLLSVGDP
- a CDS encoding DUF305 domain-containing protein, which gives rise to MNRNLVMGGVAGLFIGSIAITLTIARKAPLQATPAFSDRSLAISEVPLADPDRSPPGSLGMMAQVEQHFILMMIPHHQAAIAMAELALSQAQHPEIRALAQSIRTTQTQENHQMRTWYQQWYGTEIPDWVPGMGRGRFSSPGAYSQPGRSLRMGMMPSSKCRSLDLEALKTAPDFDQTFLEKMILHHRMGVRMAQMVLSQNPRPEIRDLAQAIVKTQTREIEQMQQWYLQWYRKTP
- a CDS encoding Uma2 family endonuclease: MATIIQPSSPTEEQRLVLPGVTWPQYESLLATLGDYPGLRLIYLEGTLEIFMPSAEHEMIKKIIARLLERYAEEVDIPLHGYGSTTFRREAQARGLEPDECYCVGTLKEFPDFAIEVNLTSGGVDKLAVYQGLGIPEVLIWQNQQLTLYDLRQQLYREVSHSQFFPALNLQVLAQHVRPQEQPQAIKDFLRAIRG
- a CDS encoding CHAT domain-containing protein, with translation MARKRSLFLHRLHPLHLLRQGSRQLWRGIRLCLWGLLTFSLTVQLGLFLQAPPLLAQAPVTPGSSALVASNGEAMAQLQMGLQLYGAQRYGEAAQVLQQAIATSGGDPIVQALAQNVLSLVYQKLDRWSEAESAVEIGLTTIAIPSLDRPDLPLIKAKLLNTRGQLLLKTGRAELALQDWKQATLLYAQAGDTEGVTLASINQAQALQTLGFYDRALEKLTEVYQVLEKQPDSVTKGVALRSLGNTLRAAGDLQLSKQVLTQSLTILKALNSDPLVAETLLSLGNTTRALQNHATALTSYQQAAELSPVPATQVQARLNQFSLLLEKEQWSDALAMVLPLQTQLRDLPASRQAIYARINFVQNLERLRQVLEVAQSPAIPSWSTLLQFAQATVKQAQELGDQRAETFAIGSLGHLYEQMQDWRSAKQLTQQALLQAQAIQARDITYRWQWQAGRLAQATGETTVAIAAYSEAVKTLNTLRSDLVSMNPDVQFSFRDSVEPIYRELVSLLLQPGPETSQQNLNQARTAIESLQMAELEDFFRQACLEGVPAQIDQVDRSAAVIYPILLNDRIEVIFSLAKQPLRHYATAVPRETIEATLKSLRVSLSNQNSLEYFEIAQEVYNWLIKPVEQDLKVQNIKTLVFVLDGPMRNVPMAALFDGQNYLIEKYAVAVAPGLQLVDLKPLQREKIKVLAAGVSEASQGFTPLPSVQAEIAKIQSNIPSEVLLNNNFTVKNFQQELQTSNAPVVHLATHGEFSSRADRTFILTWDERLNVTQLTDLLRTRQGQQQTVIELLVLSACRTAVGDRRAALGLAGVAVRAGARSTLGTLWYVSDEATSSLMIQFYQEFSGGRLNKSEALRQAQLSLLKVPEHEHPFFWAPYILVGNWL
- a CDS encoding ShlB/FhaC/HecB family hemolysin secretion/activation protein, coding for MTVNSSGHNYWLYVLGWLIVLACSGQRQPAWAESGISNPVTNNLQPQPSFQPIYFSQFLERDSLIAGQVVGQIVGQSILGQPPIAPPSAITVTRFEVVGSTLFPPEKLAEVTAQFTNRTLTTTELIQAADAVTRLYTSQGYVNSGAFIPTNQSFQPQGGVVKIQVLEGSLESIQVKGTQRLDPGYIESRLAIAADPPLNINRVMEALQLLKLDPLIANISAELSASPTPGKSILNVQVSEAKTFRAQLSFDNSRSPGVGSEQRGIQVSQANLLGLGDSISLDYTNTDGSNGLTVSYNIPLSPYNTSLRLLYATTSSRVIETPFSILDITAASRIYELSVRQPVLRTPSQEIAVGMTVNHQETETALLGFPFPLAIGANDRGETRISALRFFQEYSQRGSEEVFAAYSQFSLGLNLLGDTINATPPDSRFFSWRGQAQYIRLLAPDTLAILRTDLQLADRALVPLEQISFGGPSTVRGYRRDFVLGDNGALISAEFRIPVLRVPEVDGLLQLTPFLDFGTVWNTGRADLQPNTLFAGGFGLLWRQGDYLTARFQWGIPFISVPATRQSWQENGLYFSIVYTPFTF